Proteins from a genomic interval of Nostoc sp. TCL240-02:
- a CDS encoding COR domain-containing protein, translating to MTNEELLQIIEQAVRDKVTELDLSGKGLTTLPAEIGQLTDLQTLNLRSNQLSSLPPEFGQLTNLQTLNLDSNRLSSLPPEFGQLTNLQSLHLDLNQLSSLPSEFFQLTNLQTLKLGLTELSSLPSEIGQLTNLQTLNLTSNQLKSLPPEIGQLTKLQTLDLTRSHLSSLPPEFGKLTKLQSLDLSRNNLRSLPEEFGQLTKLQSLNLCRNNLSSLPSEIGQLTNLQYLNLYNNQLSSLPEEIGQLTNLQYLNLYNNQLSSLPSEIGQLANLQFLYLSDNQLSNLPEEIGQLTNLESLGLHDNQLSSLPTKIVQLTNLESLGLGDNQLNSLPSEIVQLTNLQTLYLSDNQLSSLPSEIVQLTNLQFLYLRNNQLSSLPSEIVQLPNLKNLDLRRNPVPIPPEILGPKDLRQNPGDVSEILDFYFRVQDPTETEPFYEAKFLIIGEGGAGKSSLAKKIKNENYKLQPEEKSTEGIDVIRWDFTLPNGKDFRVNIWDFGGQEIYHQTHQFFLSKRSLYALVADTRTENTDFYWWLKVVELLSDKSPVFIIKNEKQDRQCVVDGGQLRGEFDNLKEILPTNLDTNRGLAEIKKAIQLYISNLDHVGTPLPKLWVRVRAALENNSRNYISVEEYFNLCRVNNLTDRKDMLRLSSYLHDLGVCLHFQDDSTLKHYVILKPEWGTTAVYKVLDNLTVNQNVGCFTKDDLEDIWKSSEYADMRDELLQLMIRFKLCYKIRDRRDNYIAPQLLSIEKAKYTWDDRNNLILRYTYTFMPKGILTRFIVETHPWIEQQKLVWKNGVVLNKDQTRAEIIEHYNQREIKIRVAGNRTKELMAVITHELEKIHNSYERLQYQTLVPCNCETCKNLSTPHSYSLDKLTKRLSDRRYQIECENSYEMVDVRRLIDDVMFQPDRADGEINPQVTPLQSELEQEKNELLTHRLADSKEIFISYAWGGESEQFVNKLDETLQAKGIKIIRDKRDLGYKGLIKAFMERIGRGKYAIAVISDKYLKSPNCMFELVQIAKNGEFYHRIFPIVLSDAQIYNPIARLQYIKHWEDKIKELDEGMRSVSAANLQGFREEIDQYTEIRNAIAELANLLKDMNTLTPDIHSKSEFEELLRAIALRLDEQI from the coding sequence ATGACTAACGAAGAACTGCTGCAAATTATTGAACAAGCTGTCAGAGACAAGGTGACAGAATTAGACCTTTCTGGCAAAGGCTTAACAACGCTGCCAGCAGAAATTGGACAACTAACAGACTTGCAAACGCTCAACCTCCGCAGTAATCAACTGAGCAGTCTGCCACCGGAATTTGGACAACTAACAAACTTGCAAACGCTCAATCTCGACAGTAATCGACTGAGCAGTCTGCCACCGGAATTTGGACAACTCACCAACCTGCAATCCCTCCACCTCGACTTGAATCAACTGAGCAGTCTGCCATCGGAATTTTTTCAACTCACTAACCTGCAAACTCTCAAACTCGGCTTGACTGAACTGAGCAGTCTGCCATCGGAAATTGGACAACTCACCAACCTGCAAACCCTCAACCTCACAAGCAATCAACTGAAAAGTTTACCACCAGAAATTGGACAACTCACCAAACTGCAAACCCTCGACCTGACCAGAAGTCACCTGAGCAGTCTGCCACCGGAATTTGGAAAACTCACCAAATTGCAATCCCTCGACCTCAGCAGGAATAACTTGAGGAGTCTGCCAGAGGAATTTGGACAACTCACTAAACTGCAATCCCTCAACCTTTGTAGGAATAACCTGAGCAGTCTGCCATCGGAAATTGGACAACTCACCAACTTGCAATACCTCAATCTCTACAACAATCAACTAAGCAGTCTACCAGAGGAAATTGGACAACTCACCAACCTGCAATACCTCAATCTCTACAACAATCAACTGAGCAGTCTGCCATCGGAAATTGGACAACTCGCCAACCTGCAATTCCTCTACCTCAGTGACAATCAACTAAGCAATCTGCCAGAGGAAATTGGACAACTCACCAACCTGGAATCCCTCGGTCTACATGATAATCAACTTAGCAGTCTGCCAACGAAAATTGTCCAACTCACCAACCTGGAATCCCTCGGTCTAGGTGACAATCAATTGAACAGTCTACCATCGGAAATTGTCCAACTCACCAACTTGCAAACCCTTTACCTCAGTGACAATCAACTGAGCAGTCTACCATCGGAAATTGTCCAACTCACCAACTTGCAATTCCTTTACCTTCGCAACAATCAACTGAGCAGTCTACCATCGGAAATTGTCCAACTACCAAACCTGAAAAATCTGGATCTTCGTCGTAATCCAGTCCCCATTCCACCAGAGATTTTGGGGCCAAAGGATTTAAGGCAAAATCCAGGTGATGTGAGTGAAATTCTCGATTTCTATTTTCGGGTGCAAGATCCAACCGAAACCGAACCTTTCTACGAAGCAAAATTCTTAATTATTGGCGAAGGAGGAGCTGGTAAAAGCTCTTTAGCTAAGAAAATTAAAAACGAAAACTATAAACTCCAGCCAGAAGAGAAATCAACTGAAGGCATTGATGTGATCCGGTGGGACTTTACACTGCCAAATGGCAAAGATTTTCGCGTCAATATCTGGGATTTTGGCGGTCAGGAAATCTACCATCAAACCCATCAGTTTTTCCTCAGCAAGCGTTCTCTCTATGCTTTAGTTGCCGATACTCGCACAGAAAACACTGATTTTTACTGGTGGCTGAAGGTTGTCGAACTTTTGAGCGACAAAAGTCCAGTTTTTATCATCAAAAATGAAAAACAAGACCGTCAGTGCGTAGTCGATGGAGGCCAGTTACGAGGGGAATTTGACAACCTCAAGGAAATTCTGCCAACCAATTTAGATACCAATCGCGGTTTAGCGGAAATTAAAAAGGCGATCCAACTTTACATCAGTAATCTTGACCACGTTGGTACACCTCTACCAAAACTCTGGGTAAGAGTCAGAGCCGCTCTAGAAAACAATTCTCGAAATTACATCAGCGTTGAAGAATACTTTAACCTTTGCCGAGTCAATAATTTAACTGACCGTAAAGATATGCTGCGCTTGAGTAGCTATCTCCACGACCTCGGCGTTTGCCTCCATTTTCAAGATGATTCTACACTCAAACACTATGTCATCCTCAAACCGGAATGGGGGACAACTGCTGTCTACAAAGTTTTGGATAATTTGACTGTTAACCAAAATGTAGGTTGTTTTACTAAAGACGATCTTGAAGATATTTGGAAAAGCAGCGAATATGCAGATATGCGAGATGAACTCCTGCAATTAATGATACGGTTCAAGCTTTGTTACAAAATCCGCGATCGCCGTGACAATTATATTGCGCCTCAATTGCTCTCTATTGAAAAAGCTAAATATACTTGGGACGATCGCAACAACCTGATCCTACGCTACACTTATACATTCATGCCCAAAGGCATCCTCACCCGCTTTATTGTCGAGACACACCCTTGGATTGAACAGCAAAAACTCGTTTGGAAAAACGGTGTTGTTCTCAACAAAGACCAAACCCGTGCTGAAATTATTGAACACTACAATCAACGGGAAATTAAAATCCGTGTAGCCGGAAACCGTACAAAAGAATTGATGGCAGTTATCACCCATGAACTCGAAAAAATCCACAACTCTTACGAACGTTTGCAATATCAAACTTTAGTTCCTTGTAATTGCGAAACTTGCAAAAATCTGTCCACACCTCATTCCTATTCTCTGGACAAGCTGACTAAGCGCTTGAGCGATCGCCGTTACCAAATTGAGTGCGAAAACAGTTATGAAATGGTAGATGTCCGCAGGTTAATCGATGATGTTATGTTCCAACCCGATAGAGCCGATGGGGAAATAAACCCCCAAGTTACACCGTTGCAAAGCGAACTTGAGCAAGAGAAAAATGAATTGTTGACGCATCGGTTAGCCGATAGCAAAGAAATCTTCATTTCCTATGCTTGGGGTGGAGAAAGTGAGCAATTTGTCAATAAATTGGATGAGACTTTGCAGGCAAAAGGAATCAAAATCATCCGCGATAAACGCGATTTGGGCTACAAAGGACTGATAAAAGCCTTTATGGAAAGGATTGGACGCGGTAAATATGCGATCGCAGTTATTAGTGACAAGTATTTAAAGTCTCCCAATTGTATGTTTGAGCTAGTACAAATTGCTAAGAATGGTGAATTTTATCATCGAATTTTCCCGATTGTGTTGTCGGATGCTCAAATTTATAACCCTATTGCAAGACTTCAATATATTAAGCATTGGGAAGACAAAATTAAAGAATTAGATGAAGGGATGAGAAGCGTTAGTGCAGCTAATTTGCAGGGATTTCGTGAGGAAATTGACCAATACACCGAGATTCGCAATGCGATCGCAGAACTTGCCAACTTGCTAAAAGATATGAACACGCTCACCCCTGATATTCACAGCAAATCAGAGTTTGAGGAATTGTTAAGAGCGATCGCACTGCGTCTAGATGAGCAAATCTAG
- a CDS encoding NAD(P)/FAD-dependent oxidoreductase, which translates to MPETKSTPHTHTNISTKADNLPASAIASSNPQEIYDVVVIGAGPVGLATAIGLRKRGIENILVIDQTRAFRQIGQTVDLLPNGLQALKYLDPNAYEEVKKTGLGLLSSKQSNDQKTVKPTEENQPPKTSPHWIYKNLKGQIIRSTSLSFDDWFKDYGEGRVSISWYNLQTTLRQLLPEDRVKANHRCINVVNEPEKGCVRIDCVGDTQIETNPYAYWTDGQKHNDPQPQNPNIPPQELATKSIRAKLIVAADGINSTVRRLLYTDTQYDDFARPEYSGFAAILCREIAEVPKELWTKLKEDFFQESPLVTITNDEISGNSVCINNIRIILYYRPTGELGYIIHLALPLDSLQGKSESSLIDLALHELEKAGFPDTLKQLVRLSPPAKMQQRPYYIHHVSISDSLQVSNPTDLNIEANPGTNPPAWSLGRIVLVGDAAHGMPPFMAQGANQGLEDALIVTTLIAKIAEDNNWDNLQAIAKAFEKYEHLRRPLMAYVQEATLKRSPHSSDKEWEKFNQQVYHRNFDQIIEAL; encoded by the coding sequence ATGCCAGAAACTAAATCAACACCTCATACACATACAAACATATCAACCAAAGCTGATAACTTACCTGCATCTGCGATCGCCTCTTCTAATCCTCAAGAAATCTACGATGTTGTAGTGATTGGCGCTGGGCCTGTTGGGTTAGCAACTGCCATTGGCTTACGTAAACGTGGAATTGAAAATATCCTTGTCATCGATCAAACTCGCGCCTTTCGTCAAATTGGACAAACAGTGGATCTTCTCCCCAATGGATTACAAGCTCTTAAATATTTAGATCCTAACGCTTACGAAGAAGTCAAAAAAACTGGACTTGGTTTATTGAGTTCCAAGCAGTCTAATGACCAAAAAACTGTCAAACCTACTGAAGAGAATCAACCTCCAAAGACTTCACCCCACTGGATTTACAAAAACTTAAAGGGACAGATAATTAGGTCAACTTCGCTTAGTTTCGATGACTGGTTTAAAGATTATGGCGAGGGTCGAGTATCAATTTCTTGGTATAATTTGCAGACAACCCTCAGACAGCTACTTCCAGAAGACCGAGTTAAAGCTAATCACCGTTGTATTAATGTGGTAAATGAGCCGGAAAAAGGTTGTGTCCGCATAGATTGTGTAGGTGATACCCAAATAGAAACCAACCCCTATGCCTATTGGACAGATGGGCAGAAGCATAACGATCCACAGCCCCAAAACCCAAATATTCCTCCCCAAGAATTAGCAACAAAATCCATTAGAGCTAAACTAATTGTTGCAGCAGACGGAATTAATTCTACAGTTCGTAGGCTGCTTTACACAGATACTCAATATGATGATTTTGCCCGACCTGAATACTCTGGGTTTGCAGCTATATTGTGTAGGGAAATAGCTGAAGTACCAAAGGAACTATGGACAAAACTAAAAGAAGATTTCTTTCAAGAATCACCGCTTGTTACAATTACTAATGATGAAATATCTGGCAATTCTGTTTGTATAAATAACATCAGAATAATTTTATATTACAGACCAACTGGTGAGCTAGGGTACATAATACATCTTGCTTTGCCTTTAGACTCATTGCAAGGAAAGTCAGAAAGTTCTTTAATTGACTTAGCTTTGCATGAGTTGGAAAAAGCAGGTTTTCCTGATACGCTCAAGCAATTAGTGCGTCTGTCTCCTCCTGCCAAAATGCAGCAGCGTCCATACTATATTCACCACGTGAGCATTTCAGATTCTTTACAAGTTTCTAACCCAACTGACCTCAATATAGAAGCTAATCCTGGCACAAATCCACCAGCCTGGAGTCTAGGGCGAATCGTCTTAGTTGGCGATGCTGCACATGGAATGCCTCCCTTCATGGCTCAAGGAGCTAATCAAGGTTTGGAAGATGCGCTAATAGTTACAACACTCATCGCTAAAATTGCTGAGGATAATAACTGGGATAATCTGCAAGCTATAGCCAAAGCCTTCGAGAAATACGAACATCTTCGTCGTCCATTGATGGCATACGTCCAAGAGGCAACATTAAAGCGATCGCCCCACTCATCAGATAAAGAGTGGGAGAAGTTCAATCAACAGGTGTATCACCGCAATTTCGACCAAATAATAGAAGCGTTGTAG
- the speB gene encoding agmatinase SpeB — MSNQLQDYNPSGVGEINGNLLGLPCDYESANLIVFGVPWEVTVSYGAGTVNGPQRILDASTQLDLFDVDNPNGWKQGIFMVEIPQDILEKNTYYRALAAKIIERLAQGKELSDTPDLTPVLTEINQAGQQVNQWLFENCQEAINKGKGVAVIGGDHSSPLGYFQALAANYANYGILHIDAHADLRDAYEGFEFSHASIMFNAMKIPQISKLVQVGLRDISHDEVQMIDQSDSRIIAYYDPAIKQKLYSGTTWLDLCREIISHLPEYVYISFDVDGLDPKLCPSTGTPVPGGLELEQTFCLFRELVKSGRKIIGFDICEVGDAEWDGNVGARVVYKLANLMDLSKQNL, encoded by the coding sequence ATGAGTAATCAACTACAAGACTACAATCCTAGCGGCGTAGGTGAAATAAATGGCAACCTCTTAGGTTTGCCTTGCGATTATGAGTCTGCAAACCTGATTGTCTTTGGTGTGCCGTGGGAAGTCACTGTTTCTTATGGCGCAGGTACAGTTAATGGCCCTCAGCGAATTCTCGATGCTTCGACTCAACTAGATTTATTCGATGTTGATAACCCTAATGGTTGGAAGCAGGGAATTTTCATGGTGGAAATTCCCCAAGATATTTTAGAGAAGAATACATACTACCGCGCCTTGGCAGCAAAAATTATTGAGCGATTAGCCCAAGGAAAAGAACTCTCAGATACCCCAGATTTAACACCTGTTCTCACAGAAATTAATCAGGCTGGCCAACAGGTAAATCAATGGCTGTTTGAAAATTGTCAAGAAGCAATTAACAAGGGTAAGGGAGTCGCAGTTATTGGTGGAGATCACAGTTCACCGTTAGGTTATTTCCAAGCATTAGCGGCTAACTACGCCAACTATGGCATTTTGCACATTGATGCCCACGCAGATTTACGCGATGCTTATGAGGGATTTGAGTTTTCCCATGCGTCGATTATGTTTAATGCAATGAAAATACCGCAAATTTCCAAGCTAGTACAAGTGGGTTTGCGTGATATTAGTCATGATGAAGTGCAAATGATAGACCAATCTGATAGTCGCATTATTGCATATTACGACCCAGCCATTAAACAAAAGCTTTACTCTGGAACAACTTGGCTTGATTTATGCCGAGAAATTATCAGTCATTTACCTGAGTATGTTTACATTAGCTTTGATGTCGATGGTTTAGATCCAAAACTCTGTCCTAGTACAGGTACTCCTGTTCCGGGTGGGCTGGAATTAGAGCAAACATTTTGTCTGTTCCGGGAATTAGTCAAGAGTGGTAGAAAAATTATTGGCTTTGATATCTGTGAAGTCGGTGATGCTGAGTGGGATGGTAATGTTGGAGCGCGGGTAGTTTACAAGCTGGCAAATTTGATGGATTTGTCAAAACAGAATTTGTAA
- a CDS encoding CTP synthase, protein MTKFIFVTGGVVSSIGKGIVAASLGRLLKSRGYSVSILKLDPYINIDPGTMSPFQHGEVFVTQDGAETDLDLGHYERFTDTSMSRLNCVTTGSIYQAVINKERRGDYNGGTVQVIPHITNEIKERILRVAKSTNPSVVITEIGGTVGDIESLPFLEAIRQFRKEVGRQHVLYMHVTLVPWIASAGEMKTKPTQHSVKELRSIGIQPDILVCRSDRPLPKGLKQKLSGFCDVPEECVITSQDAKSIYEVPLNLEREGMAEQVLNLLQMEQRQPDLTQWQTLVQRLHTPKHELEIAIVGKYVQLSDAYLSVVEALNHAAISTYGKLRLRWVNSEDLENESAEAHLGGVDGVVVPGGFGVRGVDGKIAAIKYARDRQIPFLGLCLGMQCSVIEWARNVGGLTDANSAEFDAHTTNPVINLLPGQQEVVDLGGTMRLGLYPCRVLPDTLAFKLYQEDVIYERHRHRYEFNNVYRDLLLKSGYVISGTSPDGQLVEIVELPKHPFFLACQFHPEFQSRPSSPHPLFKGFIQAAIALSLSTSGTPTPLEVS, encoded by the coding sequence ATGACTAAGTTTATCTTCGTAACTGGAGGCGTAGTTTCCAGTATTGGTAAGGGCATTGTAGCAGCAAGTCTAGGGCGTTTGCTCAAGTCGCGCGGATATTCGGTGTCGATTCTCAAACTCGACCCTTATATCAATATCGATCCTGGCACAATGAGTCCTTTTCAGCATGGGGAAGTATTCGTTACCCAGGATGGTGCGGAGACAGATTTAGACTTGGGGCATTACGAACGCTTCACCGATACCTCAATGTCGCGCTTGAACTGTGTGACTACTGGCTCGATTTACCAGGCAGTCATTAATAAAGAGCGACGCGGAGACTACAATGGCGGCACTGTACAGGTTATTCCTCATATTACTAATGAAATAAAAGAGCGGATTCTGCGAGTTGCTAAAAGTACAAATCCGTCCGTAGTAATTACAGAAATTGGCGGGACGGTGGGAGATATTGAATCACTGCCGTTTTTGGAAGCGATTCGCCAGTTCCGCAAAGAGGTGGGACGGCAGCATGTACTGTATATGCACGTAACGTTGGTACCGTGGATTGCTTCTGCGGGTGAGATGAAAACTAAGCCAACACAGCATTCAGTTAAAGAACTCAGATCCATTGGTATTCAACCAGATATTTTAGTTTGTCGGAGCGATCGCCCCTTACCCAAGGGATTAAAGCAAAAATTGTCGGGATTTTGCGATGTGCCCGAAGAATGCGTCATTACTTCTCAAGATGCCAAAAGTATCTATGAAGTACCCCTAAATCTGGAACGGGAAGGAATGGCAGAACAAGTGCTGAACTTGCTGCAAATGGAGCAACGCCAACCAGACTTGACGCAGTGGCAAACCTTGGTACAACGGTTACATACTCCCAAACACGAACTAGAAATTGCCATTGTCGGCAAATATGTGCAGTTAAGTGATGCCTATTTATCTGTCGTGGAAGCACTAAACCATGCTGCAATTTCCACTTATGGCAAACTGCGCCTGCGTTGGGTGAACTCAGAAGATTTGGAAAATGAATCAGCCGAAGCTCATCTTGGGGGTGTCGATGGCGTAGTTGTGCCAGGAGGTTTTGGGGTTCGGGGAGTGGATGGCAAAATTGCCGCCATTAAATACGCACGCGATCGCCAAATTCCCTTTTTGGGTTTATGCCTGGGAATGCAATGCTCTGTAATTGAATGGGCTAGGAACGTAGGGGGATTAACAGATGCTAATAGTGCTGAATTTGACGCTCATACAACTAATCCGGTAATTAATTTATTGCCAGGACAGCAGGAAGTTGTCGATTTAGGGGGTACAATGCGCTTGGGGCTATATCCTTGTCGTGTTCTTCCTGATACATTGGCTTTCAAGCTTTATCAAGAAGATGTAATTTATGAACGACATCGACATCGCTATGAGTTCAACAATGTTTACCGCGATCTCTTATTAAAGTCCGGCTATGTGATCAGTGGGACTTCTCCTGATGGACAGTTAGTTGAAATTGTGGAATTACCCAAGCACCCATTTTTTCTGGCTTGCCAATTTCATCCAGAATTTCAATCGCGTCCTAGTAGCCCTCATCCCTTATTTAAAGGGTTTATTCAAGCAGCGATCGCTCTTTCTCTGTCAACTTCAGGTACACCAACACCATTGGAGGTTTCTTAA
- a CDS encoding N-acetylmuramoyl-L-alanine amidase, producing the protein MKNLLGLVILGCILTSSVALAEPSLIVVFPETNYQTSSQKIFFLGTAPPDGEVLINSKPINRSKAGHFSPSFPLQLGENLFTVRRQNQELKIKVIRVNTSPELPQGVAFAKDSLTPAADIARLPGELICFSALAKLPEGVAPPNANVSVTLANQTITLLPQPQQAQLPSNLAALTGQNQPYAQSSVGNYKGCTTVATAADLGKPQFQLTLNGKTITQPGTGKIQILSRAELPVSEVTVESGVARTGPSTDYSRLTPLPKGTRATVTGKEGEWLRLDYGAWINSQETRILPGAIPPQTIIRSVGYRQLPGATEIFFPLQVPIPVSVQQSEKALALTLYNTTAQTDIIRLDDDPLISRLDWQQEAPEQVKYTFNLKKAQQWGYKLRYDGTTLVLALRHPPNIGNTRRKLLANLKIVLDPGHGGKESGASGPTGYLEKDVNLVVSKLLRDDLVKRGATVVMTREDDKEVSLAERQAIISKEEPAIAISIHHNSLPDDGDAEKTKGFAAFWYQPQAHSLAIFLQSYVVKKLGKPSYGVFWDNLALTRPAAAPSVLLELGFMSNPDEFEQVVNPKEQKKMADAIAQGITEWFRSVR; encoded by the coding sequence GTGAAAAACCTTTTAGGATTAGTAATATTAGGCTGTATTCTCACATCCTCCGTAGCTTTGGCAGAGCCATCTCTTATAGTCGTTTTTCCTGAGACAAACTACCAGACGAGTTCCCAAAAAATCTTTTTTCTGGGGACTGCACCACCAGATGGTGAGGTTTTGATCAATAGTAAGCCAATTAACCGCAGCAAAGCTGGTCATTTTTCCCCTAGTTTCCCCTTGCAGTTGGGAGAGAATCTTTTTACTGTGCGTCGCCAGAATCAAGAACTTAAGATTAAGGTGATAAGGGTTAACACTAGTCCTGAACTACCACAGGGGGTAGCCTTTGCTAAAGATTCCTTGACTCCCGCAGCTGATATTGCCAGACTACCAGGAGAACTAATTTGTTTTAGTGCGTTAGCGAAGCTTCCCGAAGGGGTCGCACCCCCTAACGCCAATGTCTCTGTAACCCTGGCTAATCAAACGATTACCCTTTTACCTCAACCTCAACAGGCACAACTACCAAGTAATTTGGCAGCTCTGACAGGGCAAAATCAGCCTTATGCCCAGTCTAGCGTAGGCAATTATAAAGGTTGCACCACAGTGGCTACAGCCGCCGATCTGGGAAAACCTCAGTTTCAACTAACACTCAATGGCAAGACGATAACTCAACCAGGGACTGGTAAAATTCAAATCCTTTCAAGAGCAGAGTTGCCGGTTTCTGAGGTTACAGTAGAGTCAGGCGTTGCTCGCACTGGCCCAAGCACCGATTATTCTCGACTCACACCACTGCCTAAAGGCACACGCGCAACAGTAACAGGTAAGGAAGGTGAATGGTTGCGCCTAGACTATGGCGCTTGGATTAATAGTCAGGAAACTCGCATTCTACCTGGTGCAATTCCGCCACAGACAATAATTCGCAGTGTCGGATACCGTCAACTCCCTGGTGCGACAGAGATATTTTTCCCCTTACAAGTTCCCATACCTGTGAGCGTGCAGCAAAGTGAGAAAGCTCTCGCTCTCACTCTCTACAATACTACTGCCCAAACGGACATTATTCGCCTGGATGATGACCCTCTAATTTCTCGCCTAGATTGGCAACAGGAGGCTCCAGAACAAGTAAAATACACCTTTAACCTCAAAAAAGCTCAACAGTGGGGATATAAGCTGAGATACGACGGTACAACCCTGGTTTTGGCTTTGCGTCATCCGCCTAATATTGGGAACACAAGACGCAAGCTTTTAGCTAATCTCAAGATTGTACTCGATCCAGGGCATGGCGGTAAAGAATCTGGTGCCAGTGGCCCAACTGGATATTTAGAAAAAGATGTGAATTTGGTGGTATCTAAGTTGCTGCGGGACGATTTGGTGAAGCGAGGAGCAACGGTAGTGATGACGCGGGAGGACGATAAGGAAGTTTCTCTAGCAGAACGTCAGGCAATTATTAGTAAAGAAGAACCTGCGATCGCTATTTCCATACATCACAACTCCTTACCCGATGATGGCGATGCCGAAAAAACCAAGGGATTTGCTGCTTTTTGGTATCAACCCCAAGCCCACAGCCTGGCAATATTTTTACAGAGCTATGTTGTTAAAAAACTCGGCAAACCTTCTTATGGTGTGTTTTGGGACAACCTAGCGCTGACACGCCCAGCAGCTGCGCCATCGGTGTTACTGGAATTGGGTTTTATGAGCAATCCCGATGAATTTGAGCAGGTAGTGAACCCAAAAGAACAGAAGAAAATGGCTGATGCGATCGCTCAGGGGATTACTGAGTGGTTTAGGAGTGTTCGATAG
- a CDS encoding ISKra4 family transposase (programmed frameshift) has protein sequence MTPEQKQALQKHIQAIAKILYEDTSKEKLTNLAAIEEAVRSQMQKHVMPEVGGFFIETITGTTAGYQRRLKSILGELAITSKQAIELEVAPSTQLSPYLETCCLRVSANVSYEDAASDIKYFTGIEVSHSSQQRLVHRQNFELPTPEQTIEELSVDGGNIRVRTPKGQICAWLGYKAISLHHLGILGTSFQNNQIVIDWVNDQPLASPLTCIGDGHDGIWNIIDQLAPDAQRREILDWFHLIENLHKVGGSQKRLKQAQNLLWKGQVEATIALFTDCKGKQVQNFCRYLDKHRNRIINYEYYQAEEICSIGSGSVESAVKQVDRRTKISGAQWKRENVPQVLAHRCAYLNGLLSV, from the exons ATGACCCCAGAACAAAAGCAAGCTCTTCAAAAACATATTCAGGCGATTGCTAAAATATTGTATGAAGATACGTCAAAAGAAAAGCTCACAAATCTTGCAGCAATTGAAGAAGCAGTGCGGAGTCAAATGCAGAAGCATGTTATGCCAGAAGTAGGGG GTTTTTTTATCGAAACGATTACAGGGACAACCGCAGGATACCAACGACGGCTCAAAAGCATTCTTGGAGAGTTAGCAATAACGAGCAAACAAGCCATTGAATTAGAAGTCGCACCAAGTACTCAACTGAGTCCATATCTAGAAACTTGTTGTTTGAGGGTAAGTGCGAATGTCAGCTATGAAGATGCGGCATCAGACATCAAGTATTTTACGGGCATAGAGGTTTCTCACAGCAGTCAACAGAGATTAGTGCATCGCCAGAATTTTGAGTTGCCAACACCAGAACAGACAATTGAAGAATTAAGCGTCGATGGTGGAAACATCCGTGTCCGAACTCCTAAAGGTCAAATATGTGCATGGCTTGGCTATAAAGCAATTAGCTTACATCATCTCGGAATCTTGGGAACTTCATTTCAGAATAATCAGATTGTGATTGATTGGGTTAATGACCAACCACTGGCTAGCCCACTCACTTGTATTGGTGATGGACATGACGGCATTTGGAATATAATTGACCAATTAGCACCTGATGCACAACGTCGAGAAATACTTGATTGGTTCCATTTAATAGAAAACCTCCACAAAGTTGGGGGTTCACAAAAACGCTTGAAACAAGCACAAAATCTACTATGGAAAGGCCAAGTTGAGGCTACTATTGCCTTATTTACAGATTGTAAAGGCAAACAAGTACAAAACTTTTGCCGTTATCTTGATAAGCATCGCAATCGCATTATCAACTACGAATATTATCAAGCTGAAGAAATTTGTTCAATTGGTTCAGGTTCAGTTGAATCTGCCGTTAAACAGGTTGACCGTCGAACAAAAATTTCCGGGGCACAATGGAAACGAGAAAATGTGCCTCAAGTCCTAGCCCATCGCTGTGCTTACCTCAATGGATTATTGTCAGTTTGA
- a CDS encoding pentapeptide repeat-containing protein, producing the protein MISITATLGFAPTALALEYNKEILVEADFSGRDLTDSSFTKANLRQSNFSHANLNGVSFFAANLESANLEGSDLRNATLDSARLVRANLTNALLEGAFAANARFDGATIDGADFTDTLLRPDEQKKLCKLAKGTNPTTGRDTRDTLFCP; encoded by the coding sequence ATGATTAGCATCACCGCAACGCTCGGTTTTGCTCCAACAGCTTTGGCACTCGAATATAATAAAGAGATTTTGGTCGAGGCTGATTTTTCAGGACGTGATTTAACAGACTCTAGCTTTACCAAAGCTAATCTTCGCCAGAGTAACTTCAGTCATGCTAATTTGAACGGTGTCAGTTTTTTTGCAGCAAATTTAGAGTCTGCGAATTTGGAGGGTTCTGATTTAAGAAATGCCACTTTAGACTCGGCTCGTTTAGTTAGAGCAAATTTAACAAATGCGCTGTTAGAGGGTGCGTTTGCCGCTAATGCCAGATTTGATGGTGCAACCATTGACGGAGCAGATTTTACCGATACGCTGCTGCGTCCCGATGAGCAAAAAAAATTGTGCAAACTAGCCAAAGGGACTAATCCAACCACAGGACGAGATACGCGTGACACGTTGTTTTGTCCTTAG